The window TAAATATTGATCCAATCGTACCAGCAGAATCTCCTTGAAGCCACGGCACAGCTCGTAGACGACTTTGCGCATGTGCGGTACAAGCGTGAAGATACGGAGGGGACGCACGCAGCGCAGGATCATCAGCATCTGCGCGGCCGAGCCCGGCGGCACGCGGCGCGGCATCCAGCACAGGAACGTCAATGATACCTGCACCATCCAGACTGttaattaacagtttttaatCCTTATTGCAAAGACATAAGGTTCAATGATTCACCGTATATCGCTGATATACGGCCAACAAGTGAAAATTCAcgctatatgtacctactgtcgtTACTTACCGACTCAGAAATGTACAGGGAATTGTCAGTGTCAGGTGTCAATTGttacgttggtgaaataggcggcaggggcccgtttctcaaaagcttgtaacttgtaatacaagcgatgtcactttttgagagctttagcttgtaagatttttactattgtatgtatgttagtttgtaaggtggTGGTCTATGGGCCTTaattgcctgataataaatattatttaattttgttagaaagtgacttccacttatattacaagttacaagcttttaagaGACGGGCCCCAGATATCCTAAAATGACAATTTGATTAGCCAATTTCCTACCCAATCAAATCAACCTGCTTATGTACTGCAGGATAAATTAGGGAAATGGCTGTCATATTAGCACCTGAGATAAAACAATACAAGGATTCATCTAACAATTACTTACAATGTAAATGAAAACATCCAGAACTGCTGCCGCGTCTTTGAGATAAGCTTTCGGAGTAAAGAATAAACCGTCGGCTAAGATTTTTAGTGCCAACTCGAAACTCATGAATACTACAAATCCGTATTCTGcaatctgaaaataaaaatattaattgatGATCCCTAATTGTAAAAGCGATCGGTTGAGTATTTCTTCACGTGGCATCCTACCTGTAGAACAAAATTTTCCATAACCCTGTAGGTAGGTGTTTCAAACATCATAGAAAAGCATGACAGAGTAGTGACCATGATCATCACCCAGTCCAGATAAGTCACTAATCCCAGGAAGTTACTGAAAcataacattaaataattttcgATGTGGATAATAATTAGTGCATACGAAGccataggggtcatccattaattacgtcacacgaatttctaggttttttgacccctccccccctccttgtcacacttggtcacatttggcaaacccctcccccctacagtccgttttttttagcattagaaagaacttcgcagaagtaagcttgtggttccaaatccggcacttttagctgtaataatttgaagtaaattgtatgtattgaccatgctacattagataattcaataattattaacaattaaagagcctgataaaaactgcaagcttgcttctgtggagttctttctaatgctaaaaaaaacgaactatagtgtgacgtcacattttttctacgaaatcgccaaatcgaattaagtaagtacctaagtattattaatactttatcaaaatatttttgacgatataaatattagtaattttataacccaaaactgcttaggaaagaaaattaaacgaataaaaacgattatcgttttaaaaacttgttatttaaatgtacagcgaataaaataatttaaataaattttcggttactgatgaagttaaagtgacgtcacaaagtttgtgtctcccccctcccccatgtcacaatatgtcacattttcttgaccccctccctccccctaaacgtgtgacgtaattaatggatgaccccatatgtgacagttaaaatattaaactcTATTGACTTTGAGGCAATTAAAgttctatttttttaataattttatatgacgCCGAGTGCATGCAGTTAAAGGGTTGAGATTAAAGAGTAATATCAAATGACACATTTTACATTTCATAAgtaaaatcaaaatttattttattagttttagttttaatttatttagtttatacttaattttaataatagtttgtatatgttttgttattgaataaattacccTTATCTaaatcaaaattaaacatatataTTCAACGCATCTTCACGCTTCTTTCTTTTCAAAAATCAAAAGTGACCCAGGAGAAAGTATTTTTACACTGAAACTGCTAAATTTCATGTACTTGATTTCATTGACTTCTTAAGTCAGGAGGAATCAGCCGCGAATGCAGATGGATGGTGATTTGAATTCAGCCTCGGGCACTGGATGCCTTGGTCACACATGTCTTTAGAATACAACATCTGTTTCAGTAATATTAAAACTATCTTACTGAAAACTCTTGTAGTGCACCTTCCTCTCGTTCCCAGTGACGGGGTCTCGCAAGCGCGCATCATACCGCGCGTCCACGATGGCGCGGCAGATTTTTCTGAAGCGCGACTCTCTCGGCACTATTAACAGCGGCGTGTCAAACAAGGGATGGTTTTCGCGGAGATCTTCTTCTCGCTGATTCCTGAGAATACAAGCATGTTTCTTAAGAATAAGCGCGTTTGTTTTAATCCAGAAACACAACTACAGTGACCAAAGTCCATTGATTATAGGAACTTAAGTCGTATTTAATAAGGCAGAAACTTGCAATCATATCCAATCAATGAATTTTTGCTTTACGCTATACGTCCTActgcggtggtggccgagtggatctgacgtccgactttcaatccagaggtcgtgggttcaactcctagctcgtaccaatgagtttatcggaatttatgtacggaatatcatttgatatttaccactagcttttcggtgaaggaaaacatcgtgaggaaacctgcatacatccgcgaagaaattcaaaggttgACACTGACACcttatgtgaagtccccaacccgcattgggctaACGTGAGGACTATAGCCTAAACCCtatcgtgcttgagaggaggcctgtacccagtagtgggacgtatataaaaaaaatatttatttattatactatacGTTCTATAAAATAAATGGAAGAGTAAAGGTGGTAAGCTTACCTTCTCATCTCTGCCTGCTGTCGCTTGGCCTGCAGCAGGCGAATGTCGAGGTACGGAGGTCGTGCCCGTGAGGACGGCACGACGCGGGACGCGGCGCCTATGTCACCGTTCTCCAGCAAGTGCTCGTACGTCTGCTTTAGCTTGATGGAGCCACTGCGCACAGACCGCCTTATAGATCGGGACCCGAACCTGGATATTGATTGATAAGATATCAAGGAATATTCTTAATTTCGTTATACTTATAAGGGGTCCTCGGGTGGAGCCATTACAGCTCGAACTACTCGTAATTGTGAAACACACAATAGTGTTTTggtgtatattattaaattagtaaaaaaaatatccgGCATAGCAAGTTAATCTCTGCTACAGAGAATACAGACTTACTTCTTTTGATCCACACGCAACTGTTTCGCACTAGAAATGGTTCCCTGTGACTTTAGCCCCGATTTGCCTCCCGTCGCCAACATAGCGGAATCTCCTAGAACCATGCGGTGATTGTTCGAATCTCTGTAAAAGTGAAAGAGCAgaattaatataaaattgtaatttggCATCAAaaccaaatattaaaataaataaaaacctttACTACGACGTGGACACGAACAAAAACAATGGgtacctgaaaataaataaattataaaagaaaataaatttataaaataaccgaaaatatgCTTTTATGAACTAAAGTTGAAGAAAATAAAAGGTGATTTTATCAGCGGCGCTCCAGTGGCTTCTTCCTACTCcgactactactacttactactaCTTCCGACTCAAAATATCAACACTAACGCATTTTCCACTTACTCTATAATAGAAGCGACAACGTGCCGCCTCAGCGCCGAACTTGGTCGCTGTGAAGGCGGCGCTACCACTAGCGTCTTAACCAGGCATCGCTTGCGGTACGGGAAGGAGATCTTGTCGGCGCCGACGTAcgcgcggcgcgactcgtcgcCGTTCGGCGCACGCGGCTTCAGCGGCGCTCCCGCGGCTTCTTCCTCAAGCTCTTCGCATACGAACTGGCGCATAAACGACTCGCGAACCTGATAAAACCGGGTTAaaaaagtgttccgtgaacaaagttttacaCAGAACACTAAAAAGTATTGGATGTATTGGATTTTCTAATGCCAAAAATATAAGCACAATCTATTAATTTAGGGACTTACCTCGATTTACGTCTAATAATAAGTATCGAGTAAAGTATCACATCATATTTAGATACAATGTATTTAAATACGATCCTATTTAAACCGGATAAAAAAACTCAGCCGACACGTCATTATCATTAATTTGGATTGGTCCATTTTATAAGCGATTACTAATCACAGTAGCAATGTTCATTTGAGTTTACAGCGCTATAAGTAGAAAACAATGACAGTTGAGTGGAAATTATAAAATGACCTTTGGCAAATTGAAGTCTCCAGGTACTTTATGCAGCTTTGTCATTTGCGGGCTGTCAGGAAATTTCTCAAAGATTCTTAGACGAAATGGCAAGGTCTCTTTTATCTCTGCACTCTGTTGACGATATCTCAGCTGTTTCAATTTCTTTATATCCTCGTCTAACTCCAAGTTGTCCAAGATTACTGCTACGAAAAGCGAGAGCACGATCTGGAATACAAATTAGATTCATTAAGTACTTTTTCGAGTATGTTATAAAAGGGTGAATCAGCATTTTCTTTTCACTGCGACCAACGGTTACGTTCTCTTAGGTCACTCGTAGGTTTTATGGTATATTTCAATAAACCAAACATGATTATTTTTGTAGTAGTTGATCTAAGCCCTTCCATGATGTGCCCAAGCATGTTAGTAGAACGTGTTGGTACCACGTTTCATTTCTTTTAACAAACTGTGCTACTTTTGTCCCCTGGCTGACGGGAccaaataacaaaaataatccaaaaatattttatgtaacgAGTTTACGCGTAGATGTATTAAAAGAATTCTTACCAATGTGACGAAAAGATGGTATAAAATGAAGTAAATAGCCACCAAAGGAGTCAATGTCTGACTTGTCCGAACCATGGTTTCATCCATTACTTCTACCCACGCTTCTTGGGTCAATATTTGGAACATAGACATAAAAGCCTGAAACATAAACAGTTTAATGCATTCATTTAAAAGAATAGGTCAAGCAAGAGATGTAATGCCATGCAGGGTGACGTGCTTTCTGTCTGTACTATGTGGCCTAAAGTTATCAACTAGAGCTTACCTCGGGAAAAGCCTCAAACTTTGTAAATTCGCACAAGAAACAGAATAACTGCATTGAGATTGAAGAACTAATAATTAGCAAACACATTGTGAAGATTATGAGACTTCCTAATTTTTTTCCTGGTCCAAATATCTTGTAGACAAATCCTTCCAATAACGGCGACGCTTTAATTAATCTTACAATTCGTAGAacctaaaaataaagtaaacagtttattaaaatttttgttGTTTGATTTTCTGTGCCATCACCCAATAAAAACTGTATTATCGTCTCTAAAAATGTTTTTCGTAATTACTCGTGCGCCCGCTAAAATTGTATGCCATTCAGCTGAGTTGAATTACATAATCCCTACCCTTAACGCTAATTTTAACAACTTATACATTTCAAGAGTGACCCAGGGGACAacactaagaaataaataaaaagctaCAGGAAAACATACTGTATCCCAAATTTAACAAGGTTAATTTAATATTACTGTAAGCATAATAATGtgaactgaaaaaaaaacagattaaGAATCCACTTTTTTACCTGAAAGTATGTAAAGCCTGACATGTAGAGCTGGGGTATTATGTGAATTGTCGTTCCTATAGCCAATAGCAGTTCAAATTTGTGGACAGAATGTTTAAAGTAGCCTTTCCAACCCAAGCACcatattttaatcagtgcctcTAAATCCAAGAATATAGTAAACGCAATCTGTAATATATTAAAATGCATTAGCACATTACTTTTAACAattcattattaaaaaaataatattgtaaataatgaaATGGAAAGGAAGGAATGGATAAGTTTTATTACTTTACCTCAATATAGTAGTATTTCTCATAGAAAAATTCTCTTGGATTGCCATCGTGTTTGAAATTCATAGTAGCCGTTATAATGCCATTAGCTAGCACCACGCCCATGACTAGCAGTCGAAAGTACGCTGATCTTaacattttgtgaaaaatttCCGGAGCAGTACCTAAAATTTACATGACACAATTTACAGAAATTACTGTGATAAGATTTAAGGTTCACCAATTGTTTTACgaataatgataaaaaaatcgTGTAGCTTTTCTTGTTTTTTGTTCAGTAAATTCCAGGGTTGATTTAAAACAAAAGGGTACTATGCCTAAAATTACCATTCTATGACACAATTGTCTCATTTCTGTTTATTGccgtatttaataattattaaaatcacACTTTTCAAATGTGACCCAGGGGACATCACCAAACGAATAAGCAAGAAAATGTTGGtagtaaattataaaattacctGAATGTTTATTTTCATCAATAGTGACCAGTTTCCAGCAGTTATCATCCCCAGTGAAGAACTGTGTGGTGCTTCCCTTTGTAATCGGGTTCCTCACCCCCCACATTTGCTGGAACTGAACTCTTATCTCATTGAAAGTTTCAGTAATCACGGCTATGAAGACGTTCTTCACTAGCCAGGCTAAGAAGAAGATCATGGTGCTGGAAAATAACGTTTATGATGTATTCATGCGGAACCATTTCAACGCCATGCGtatcgtcacagaataaataatagtactaggtacagaagattcactctccaacaaaacgcgtctgttacgatcgggacagatatggccgctaggtggcgacagcgccacgcgcggcttatggctagccaccaaaattggtgtggaacggatgtacttgtagctacctgtagccaagcgacgaaatcgcggagtgagccacgcctggtatcgTGTacggcgcgtcatcgtgaaccttaacgtaatgcacgaaggttgatattgggctgttgCCGCGCGCGTCAACTGACGTctttggggctattcataaattacgtcatttcaaattaggggtgggtctggacatcggatgatggtagcatgacgtaggaggaaacggggtcattcgaagcatgatttttggatgattttaggggggggggggtcaaaaacgatgacgtaatttatggacagcccctttagCGGTCAAAGAGATAAATAATACGTATCTCTCACGCAACTATTTATAGTCCTGTagcgctggctatattttgagccctaacttaaagtaatattaaagtcaaattttttttcgcatacgaatgctgttttaagatgttaatcttacattttgttttgtgtcacagatattattAGGAAAATAATTATTCTACCAATATGTAGAGGGACACACTCCAGTGAATAAATTCTTTAGTGATGAAAAATGTGGCCTTACCTAAAATAAAGAGCAGACCTCCATGTTGGCAACGAGTCAATGGCTCGGTACATAATAAAGACCCATCCCTCCTGAGATGACGCCTGGTAAACCGTAAACAAACTTGTCactgaaacaaaaaaataattatgaacaaAGTTATTTAAGACTTTATgatcagtggcgtagcgtgaacaAATCTAGCTGTGGGCGATCTCGCATCTGCAAGGTCCTTTTGTTTTACTGCGCCCGAAAAGGCCTCGCGCGAGCCCCCCTCGGGGCGCGAGGCCGTGGGCTTgcccacttcgcccacgcctagctacgccactggttaTGATTACAGTAATTacattaaaaatcaaataaaaactaTATGTCAATCAAAAGAGCCAAATATACAATTTACTTGCTCACCAAATTCCTCAAATCCTTGGAATCCCTGGATGTATTTGGACAAGTTAAGTTTCATACACTTCATTCCTTTGGGACACTGGTAGCCAGAATCAGGATCAGGCGAACAAAATGTATCAGGAATGGCTAGAGAGTTTATTGTTATATGActgaaagttcagatatttattaatatttttgaaatgctGCATAGTAGGCATAAATgctacaaattaaataaaaacaatggcaaacataattatgttttcTATTCATTCATAGAATAACTACAAtgctattatatttattttgtgcttGGCATATGGTTTTTGTACATTTGAATTTCTATGTTGTTGTAATAATCATCAGATCAATATTACAGACACTAATAAGATCAAACAAGCTGGTGGCGTGTTTTAAATATAGACTGTATTTTGCTAGAGTTAAGGTCAATAATTAAAtggattaaaataaaaccatcTGCCAAGAACAAAGTCACTTTGATATACCTGTATgattcttataaaaaaatatgctgcATGGCATTCTATACCTAATATAAAGTTGTTAAAGTGGAAATCCTGTCGAAAAATGGGGATCAAGCTCAATCAAATAAACATCTAAAATATTTCAAAGTACTTGAATGataatttggttaataatatCTTACTTAGGACTAGTGGTGTTTCTGACACAATGGTGGGTGAGTTCACCAAAAAATTGCACCCCCAGCAAACTGTACAGTGACATGAAGAAGAGGAAGAACAATGTCACATTATAAATCTGCTGGCTTGATCTCCTGCAAGACAAAAAAACACAGAGTTACGTAAGTGTCTCTTTTTgtcaggtgacaaccaaaactcactaatatTCTTACTACCACAAGTACAGAGCCATTATGAACCAGTAGTAccaaaacaaggttgatttttgtttcattattttttgtaattagtAAGCTTTGTTTGTCACCTGTTTTGTATTTCTATAATCCTTTTGAatgtgaatatatttttaatataaaacaaatagtTCAATCACAGGTTACGAAAAAACTACTATTTAGCTTGACTTTGGTTACAGGTAATTGTAGGTAATACAAGAAATACAGAAGCATCAAACCACATATTTGTTATAGACATATGTTGCGGGTAATGCTAGAAGATTATATAGGTGTTACATGTTGCATCCTCACCCATAACATATACAAGGCCCACAAGGGCACAGATATAAcaagtatttaatttttttgacaaaTCATAGAGgattacttacttaaatatctGATTAATTCTTGATTTTGGCATAGAAAATTTCAAGAATACTCTCAGAAATCTTATCATAATTAATGGCCTGGGTGCCCTCAAAATGCTGAGGTAGCTGTATCTTGGCACAATCAATGTCAACTCAAACATTTGCAGCAAAACAGACACCCACAAGAAAAATACCATAGATGCATCAAACTGGCACCAGTGATCTTTCAAATAGGCTACATCTCCCTGGAAATTACAAGAAACAACAAGTTAtcaattttttactttttcatactcATATCTAAAAACCCCTCTAATCTGTTTTTAACACGTTCAAAGCTTATTGACTTGTCCGgcctgggaatgaaattataaaatacccgatagtcAGGTTTTCGatactgaatgtgttaaaacaGAATTGACACCATAAAACCCACCATACCAAACATTATAACCATGTTTCATTCATGTACCACAATATAGATTGTCTTGATTGTCTCAATATAACAgaaataataacataataaaataggaagtagaagtaaaaacatataaggactgtatcgtttattataaatacagataaaacctggtctaactgttgacgtgtgtattattttgtattactatgttcttaaggtataatctgggggtatttttaagacatatctgatataagaatgttttacatttattttattttagggactttatgatgattttaataccttctagcaaatgtaattcggacaagcctatcgagcttaatttgagactatttcaccgattccttagtacgatttaaagaaacaaaaggttaatatgctgccaaaatatgccatctaagtgtccttttcatgattgctcaattgaacatccacagaataaatgtggtgtattttatctttacatgaaaacgactttttatgcaacattttggattcccgtcaatttctgacgccagggaaatgacggaaacagctaaaagaatctaccgaaatccaaagcctaacggacattcatggcgttgaaccatggctagaacaggtcgatagaaacgctccatgatggttatattgtataccaaagtcggggttgtcgtaagtaacatgccatattttcaaaaaggccaccaagcacagatccaaaactttttttccaactaaaagaaatgattagactatgcccagatgtttcgctttacgaatcatatgtaattgctgtttacatagtacgattttttttgtgtaatacttatcttgttcgcaaaccgtaaattttcttgtagtatttgtccgaaatcgttgtagttactcgggaggattgggtaaatattgtccaaaccatatgctttacgtgatctcccaggacgaaatgttacttattattatagcactaattaaactatatgtgtaattttttaataaaaacataataccagaaaaaacggctaagtaaagttgtatttataataaacgatacagtccttagtgTATGTTGGGGAAACACCAAATTAGTTCTAGACATCAAGTAATTCTGAAAATGATTGATGGAATTATTGATGGGAATAACCCATGTTCAGAAGTGTTTTGTAGCTAACTGAATACACCTTagtgtaattaaaataaattacagacAGGAGATAATGTTATCTATAATAAGGACTAACAAATTTAATCATAAACTAATTTTACCTTAAGTATTCCTCTTATGTGCATTTTGGCAATCATTTCGGCAGTGAAAAATAGAGTCACACAGCAGTCTACAGCAAAAGTGATTGTTTGAAGTGAAGGATATTTTTCAAATGACTTGGGAGTATTCAGTGATACGGATACTAGACTCATTAGAGCACAAAGTCTTAAAATTCTTCTCACCCATAgctgtaaacaaaaacattagcGGTTTAGTAAATGATAAAATGGTCCTTGCGGTGCAAGAGAGAGTGCAAGAGATACTTGCAAATTCATATAACAATTTACACTTGCTTACCTTATTTACCCATTCTATGTCAGCACTTTCATTAAGGGACTCTTCGGGACCGTAGTCCGCGAGGACTGGTTCCCCTTTAAGACTTTGTTTTCTGCCTAGCATCTTATCCCCTGTAGTAGCACTACTatagtaatattttatatacaatTCTGGAATCTTGAACTtagtaattttgaaatatcaacTGAATCCGCTAGCTTTACCCATTGTTGTAACATTTTAAGCTAACCAAATCAAGAGACTTGATGAAAACTTTCATTTTCAGTCTCTGAAGTAAATTATCGATTTGAATTTGTGGTGTGGAATGTTTATTAGTGACTGACAGTTCTCACATCAAGTTTCCTTTAGTAATATAACGTATAACGGACTGTATAGCAAAATAAATCAGCGTGTTTAAATGTAATACAGGATTTTAAAACACGaaaagtttatatttatttgtaaaaataatCTCGCAAATAGTTTTTAGACATTATGTACCACaatattacaaaaattaaatcaCCTTCTTCCTGGCTTAGGTCATACCCGAAACGGAATGTTTTCAGCCGATCTCACACTGCCGGATCGTCTAGCGAGCCGAGTGAGTCTGGTGTCTTTGGTCTGGTGTACGATGGGTGTACGACATTCTTTGTTTCATGTGGACATATCATTATCAGATGCTGTCAAAGGTGTCATTGGTGTCAAAATATACGGAACAAACATTGTTGTTGGTTGAGTTATTTCAGTGTTTTTCGTTATTTAAAGTAaaagttttcaattaaaatgtgAAATATATACAACCAATTGGACATATACGTAAAACTTAATTCACAGGAATTCTTCTGTTTCtcagtttttattatatgatgcgAACTTTGTCGATGCATGAACACTTTAAAAAGTTATCGAATATTTACTTCAATTAGTACAACTAGTGTAGTAAATGTTtattaattgaaataaatacgTTTATTGTCCGTTTGTGCGTTAAACAGTCTACAAcatgtttatttatatgagtAAAAAGGTACTTCTTTTTTGTTATTCTATAGGTTACTATGGTGATGAGACTTCAGCAATTCGTATGGTTCAATAGAATTAGGGAAAAGTATAATCAGTTTAATTTTCCTTTACACACTTTTAAAGAATAAATATTGTCTTATCAGCAATGTAAACTTAAACCTATcatccctactaatattataaatgcgaaagcaACTCTGTTTGTCACCTCTTCATCCTTacaccgctgaaccaatttagatgaaGTTTTATATGCAGACACTTTGAGACCTGAGGATGGACATAGGCTAGTTTTTATCTAGTTAGTTttaacctcgtaagtccccgcgtacttgtacaagtacaaattaaattcgagttttgaacttttacaaaaataaaagaaagttccaaaatCAAAAGCCCAAAACTTGGCTTGGGTCTTATGaggataaataaaatactttactttaagattaccctttttTTTGGGTTACAGTTAAAATACTGAATAATAAATGCCACTAcaattatatatttatgttGAGGAATTATGAAGTGATGAGATGATTTACTTTTAGACGAAGGTTGCTCATGCGCAGCaacatagttaaaaaaaatatgtacatacttattgataattatattttcagaTTGCCATACCCAAGCAGTCAAATGTTACTTGTATATCATGGAATCATTCCTCAGGCTATATTGCAGTGGGTGGGGAAGAAGGAATGTTAAAAGTTTTGAAATTGGAATCTGgtaattatttttcattatgtTGTCCTAGAATAAGCATCCAGCAACAtatataattgtattaaaaGAATTGTTAAAACCCACAAATCTTGGAATTGCATcttcatcaaaaatatttagattATTCCTATGAGTTTACACATTAATATAATTCTTTGGTGTACTTTATGGTTGACTAATGTTAGAATCGAATTTACCAAACTTGCCATAAATACTTTCTAGATACTACTATTGTTACATGTAATTTCACAGGTGGTGGAGGAAATCTGTCTATGAACTTGAGTCTGGAAGGGCACACGGGCCAATTGCGAGTGGCCATTTGGAATGAGGTGTACCAGAAACTGACAACAAGTGATGAACACGGAGTCATCATTGTCTGGATGTTGTATAAGGTAGATATCACAATGTTCACTTCATTATATCAAATTTAATGTGTATTGGACGAAGATTTAActtaattattactatagttcgtttttttttgcatta is drawn from Cydia fagiglandana chromosome 4, ilCydFagi1.1, whole genome shotgun sequence and contains these coding sequences:
- the LOC134663693 gene encoding sodium leak channel NALCN → MLGRKQSLKGEPVLADYGPEESLNESADIEWVNKLWVRRILRLCALMSLVSVSLNTPKSFEKYPSLQTITFAVDCCVTLFFTAEMIAKMHIRGILKGDVAYLKDHWCQFDASMVFFLWVSVLLQMFELTLIVPRYSYLSILRAPRPLIMIRFLRVFLKFSMPKSRINQIFKRSSQQIYNVTLFFLFFMSLYSLLGVQFFGELTHHCVRNTTSPNHITINSLAIPDTFCSPDPDSGYQCPKGMKCMKLNLSKYIQGFQGFEEFVTSLFTVYQASSQEGWVFIMYRAIDSLPTWRSALYFSTMIFFLAWLVKNVFIAVITETFNEIRVQFQQMWGVRNPITKGSTTQFFTGDDNCWKLVTIDENKHSGTAPEIFHKMLRSAYFRLLVMGVVLANGIITATMNFKHDGNPREFFYEKYYYIEIAFTIFLDLEALIKIWCLGWKGYFKHSVHKFELLLAIGTTIHIIPQLYMSGFTYFQVLRIVRLIKASPLLEGFVYKIFGPGKKLGSLIIFTMCLLIISSSISMQLFCFLCEFTKFEAFPEAFMSMFQILTQEAWVEVMDETMVRTSQTLTPLVAIYFILYHLFVTLIVLSLFVAVILDNLELDEDIKKLKQLRYRQQSAEIKETLPFRLRIFEKFPDSPQMTKLHKVPGDFNLPKVRESFMRQFVCEELEEEAAGAPLKPRAPNGDESRRAYVGADKISFPYRKRCLVKTLVVAPPSQRPSSALRRHVVASIIEDSNNHRMVLGDSAMLATGGKSGLKSQGTISSAKQLRVDQKKFGSRSIRRSVRSGSIKLKQTYEHLLENGDIGAASRVVPSSRARPPYLDIRLLQAKRQQAEMRRNQREEDLRENHPLFDTPLLIVPRESRFRKICRAIVDARYDARLRDPVTGNERKVHYKSFHNFLGLVTYLDWVMIMVTTLSCFSMMFETPTYRVMENFVLQIAEYGFVVFMSFELALKILADGLFFTPKAYLKDAAAVLDVFIYIVSLTFLCWMPRRVPPGSAAQMLMILRCVRPLRIFTLVPHMRKVVYELCRGFKEILLVSTLLILLMFVFASYGVQLYGGRLARCNDPTILERENCVGVFMRRVFVTKMKIRPGPNETFPSMLVPRVWANPKRFNFDNIGDALLTLFEVLSFKGWLDVRDVLIKALGPMHAIYIHVYIFLGCMIGLTLFVGVVIANYSENKGTALLTVDQRRWCDLKKRLKIAQPLHLPPRPDGRKVRAFAYDVTQHIIFKRFIAIVVLINSGLLVVTWSRDSSLTEQLALVSALLTLVFVVEVLLKTVAFTPRGYWQSRRNRYDLLVTVAGCIWVFMHFTLKNDLSYFVGFMVVILRFFTITGKHTTLKMLMLTVGVSVCKSFFIIFGMFLLVFFYALAGTIVFGNVKYGEGIGRRANFNSPIHSVAMLFRIVTGEDWNKIMHDCMVAPPYCTPADNYWETDCGNFTASLAYFCTFYVIITYIVLNLLVAIIMENFSLFYSNEEDALLSYADIRNFQNTWNIVDVHQKGVIPVRKVKFILRLLKGRLECDTHKERLLFKYMCYELERLHNGEDVTFHDVINMLSYRTVDIRKSLQMEELLAREEFEFLIEEEVAKQTIRTWLEGCLKKIRANSSKQQTSLIAGLRKTNEQVVDMAEKLEKEKQEAEAQQASANAGRTEITESTSQPAISNITSSFDSQPKRSSTKQPFKRPGLPSIAILPRPESPESKKRYLQPTLSDPHPALNKKSPPAVKSNTRPAQAHNSPLAARAEQPALSDVHSWWGAQLARHALLDLD